TTCGTAGTCCGAAGGGAGTTTGTGAGAGTCAGCCGGCGGGTCTATATATTCGCTCTCAACGCCATCAAAGCCCATATAGCGTTTATGCCCCGGAGTTTCGTCAATACAATGATTCATTTTAATTGGAGTTTTGCCGCCACCACCTGGTAAATCCATCGAAAACTGAGGCATGGCAAGTCCGCTTAAGTGCCCGTAAAGTTCTTGCTGTATACTCTCGCTCTCTGCAACTGCAGTGCGTAGATGGTCAGTACCTTCAGAAGGGTCACACTGGAATGCGTAGTAAGGTTTTACTCTTAGATACAGAAGCCTTCGGCTTAGTGCCTGCACGATCGCTGCATGATTGTTAACGCCATTAAGTAAAACCATTTGATTCAGCACCGGAATTCCGTGATCGACAAATGTTTCAACCGATCTAGCGGCTTCCTCGGTGAGCTCGCGTGGGTGATTGAAGTGCACCATTAAATAGACCGGGTTGTGTTTTCTAAGCTCTTTCGCAAGGTCCTCAGTCACCCGAAAAGGATTCACAATCGGCATACGTGTGCCAATTCGAATTATCTCCACGTGTTCAATCTTTCGCACTCGCTCAACAAGATTAAGAAGTGGGCCATCCGCTAAGGTGAATGGGTCGCCCCCAGAGAAAATGACTTCACGAATACCCGGCCTCGCGGAAATATAAGACAAGGCATCTTCAATTTCTTGCGAAGAGGGCATTGCTTGATCTTTGCCCGTAAAATGTTTTCGCGTGCAATAGCGACAATATACAGTGCAAAAATCCGTCGCCAAAAAGAGCACGCGATCACTATAGCGATGAATAATTCTCGGCGTAGGTTGATTTTTTTTCTCTGCTAAAGGATCGAACATTTGCTGATGGCCCAACTCGAGTTCGTGCGACTGGGGTAGAGCAAT
The Bdellovibrionales bacterium CG10_big_fil_rev_8_21_14_0_10_45_34 genome window above contains:
- a CDS encoding KamA family radical SAM protein; amino-acid sequence: MKFHFLPARPHKNWQDVSPADWHDWKWQTKNSLSTPSEFQKHFLLTDSEQAALEKGRSLFKSRITPYYASLINEGDPFDPIRRIALPQSHELELGHQQMFDPLAEKKNQPTPRIIHRYSDRVLFLATDFCTVYCRYCTRKHFTGKDQAMPSSQEIEDALSYISARPGIREVIFSGGDPFTLADGPLLNLVERVRKIEHVEIIRIGTRMPIVNPFRVTEDLAKELRKHNPVYLMVHFNHPRELTEEAARSVETFVDHGIPVLNQMVLLNGVNNHAAIVQALSRRLLYLRVKPYYAFQCDPSEGTDHLRTAVAESESIQQELYGHLSGLAMPQFSMDLPGGGGKTPIKMNHCIDETPGHKRYMGFDGVESEYIDPPADSHKLPSDYETYLEEWRQLKASKFAVALNGLGNAR